TCGGGAGAGGCTTGGGAGTGCTCTGGGGACGCCTCTCAGAGGCTTCAAGCTGTAGCTTGGAATCAGCCATTCAGTCACCAATCAGATAGGGCCTAAATGTGTCACCATGGGTTTCACTCTGTAAGGACTGGTGCCTGTTGAGGACAGGATGGACAGAACAGCTCTCTGCCTGAGAGCAGTCAagtccagattttaaaaaaacatcagTACTGAACAAACAAAACAGGACGTAGAAAAATCGGGTTTTATGGATATTTAATGTCTGGAGAAACACTgataaattgcattttaaagGCGGTCTACGAAACATAGCTGACATTTGAGATGTATGTGTGCttggttttatttatattgtcaTGTAGTTACTGTGTGCTGGGAAAAGTACACCAGAAGGTGAGCAGTGGGTATGGACAGGTTGGTAGCGGGCGACTGTGCCTTCCTCCCCAGAAGTTCAGCATAGCGGTTAAGGGTGGACTCTGGCACCACACTCTTAGGGTTTCAGAACATGGCTCTGCCATCGTCTAGCTACACGATCTCAGGAATGTCCATTAGCTttcctgtgcctcaatttcctcatctgtacagtcATGGTAAcacagtgcccagcccacagGGCTGTCAGAGCTGCGGGAGCTGGTACACCTGCCAACGGTGTCTCAGAATTGCCAGGAGTAGTCCAAGCAGCACCCTGTCctgcctctcctttcctctcttcacATTCCAGAAGCGGCCTTTTATGGTCTTGTGACCAGCTCCCTGATCTCAGTGGTGACGTCAACAGATGAGGAGTATGGTAGCCAGGGACTGAAGACTGGTGGTCACTCGGGGCAGCTTTCTAAATAACAATTGGAGTGCCTACTAGTTTCCTGTGATTGCCATAACAAATGATCACAAATCTGGTGGCCTGAAGCAATAGAAATCTACCCCCTcaatctggaggccagaaatctgaaTAAGCAGGGTGCAACAGACCGGCACACCCTCGGAATGCTGTTGGGGAGGCTCCTTCCGGGTCTCGTCCGCTTTGTGGTGGCTCCAGGCATTCTTTGACTTGTGGCCGCTTCACTCCAGGCTCACACGGCCTTCCCTGTGTGTCTCCTGCAAGGATACCTATCATTGGTGCATCCAGGTCATCCAGGATGATCTCCTCTCAAGACCCTCGGCTTACCTTTGCAAAGATGCTTTTTCCAAAGAACATTCATGGTTTCAGCAATTTCACGTGAACATACCTTGAGGTGACATCGTTCAACCTGCTGTAGGGCAGGATGTGGGATCAACCCTATTTTCTTCCCTCCCAcaactccccagcccctccctcagTGTCTCCTGCCCTAAGTAGGTAGCTCCACTACAACTTCCTTTGGCACTTGAGTCTTCAGTGGGCCACGCCTCCTAGGACAGTATTAGAGAGCAGGGGGTTTGGCTGAGGTGGAATCAGGCCACTCTTGGGCATTTGGTGACAGCCCCTCTGCTGCCAGGCGACTCTAGCCTCTACAGAGGACCTCGTGTAGGCACCTCTGTCCACTCAGCACTTGGCGTCAGTGCTGAAAAGCCCTAGGGAGGATTGTGGGGTCGCTTGTCTCCAAACCTATGGTAAACCGTTCTGTTCTTTCCTTCCCAGACCTATGTGCAGCATTTAACGTCATATGTGATAATGTGGGGAAAGACTGGAGAAGGCTGGCTCGTCAGCTCAAAGTCTCAGACACCAAGATCGACAGCATCGAGGACAGATACCCCCGCAACCTGACAGAGCGTGTGCGGGAGTCACTGAGAATCTGGAAGAACACAGAGAAGGAGAACGCAACAGTGGCCCACCTGGTGGGGGCTCTCAGGGCCTGCCAGATGAACCTGGTGGCTGACCTGGTACAAGAGGTTCAGCAGGCCCGTGACCTCCAGAACAGGAGTGGGGCCGTGTCCCCGATGTCATGGAACTCAGACG
This genomic window from Pan troglodytes isolate AG18354 chromosome 9, NHGRI_mPanTro3-v2.0_pri, whole genome shotgun sequence contains:
- the FADD gene encoding FAS-associated death domain protein, with translation MDPFLVLLHSVSSSLSSSELTELKFLCLGRVGKRKMERVQSGLDLFSMLLEQNDLEPGHTELLRELLASLRRHDLLRRVDDFEAGAAARAAPGEEDLCAAFNVICDNVGKDWRRLARQLKVSDTKIDSIEDRYPRNLTERVRESLRIWKNTEKENATVAHLVGALRACQMNLVADLVQEVQQARDLQNRSGAVSPMSWNSDASTSEAS